In Arachis stenosperma cultivar V10309 chromosome 1, arast.V10309.gnm1.PFL2, whole genome shotgun sequence, one DNA window encodes the following:
- the LOC130976213 gene encoding uncharacterized protein LOC130976213, with the protein MILDLLCDAFEQAKLPKIAYETRKTIRKLGIEYTKIDACPNDCMLYRGDDENLTRCKKCGYSRWKQKTKKGSIIRLNVPVKRKGKPIAAKSLRYFPLIPRLQRLFMCSKTSSDMLWYKQASNNDGFLRHPRNAEAWKKFDAKYTNFSADPRNVRLALASDGFNPFGNMSTKYSIWPVILIPYNLPPWICMKQTSFILSTLIPGPKMSGNDIDVYLQPLIDELNQLWDGIETYDAKEGNTFKMCAALMWTISDFPGLGNLSGWNTHSGLACPTCNLDAKPHRLKDSQKWCFMGHRRFLNQGHKYRLDRNRFDGQVEGRDPPKKLSGTDVLRQQSNVHVSFGKSSSVTSKKRRNGQDADEDDLHWKKKSVFFDLPYWKDQMLRHNLDVMHIEKNVCDNVVFTILNDSSKSKDNLKARRDLQCMGIRPELWPGEGGKYPSAIFAMSNSQRDVFLKTLQNVIFPDGYSSNVARCVDLRQRKLFGLKSHDCHILMEQLLPILVKFSLPSPVSNVIANLSSFF; encoded by the coding sequence ATGATTCTTGACTTGCTGTGCGACGCATTCGAACAAgcaaaactcccaaagatagcGTATGAAACTAGAAAGACTATAAGAAAGCTGGGTATTGAATACACCAAGATAGATGCTTGTCCAAATGACTGTATGCTGTACCGAGGTGATGATGAGAACCTAACTAGGTGCAAGAAATGTGGATATTCAAGATGGAAGCAGAAGACTAAAAAGGGATCTATTATTAGGCTCAACGTACCAgtaaagagaaaaggaaaacctATAGCAGCCAAGAGTCTTCGTTACTTTCCCCTCATACCACGACTACAGCGGTTATTCATGTGCAGCAAGACATCGAGTGATATGTTATGGTATAAACAGGCGTCTAATAACGATGGTTTCCTTAGGCATCCAAGGAACGCTGAAGCATGGAAAAAGTTTGATGCAAAGTATACTAATTTTTCCGCGGATCCGCGCAATGTTCGCCTAGCCTTGGCGAGCGATGGATTTAATCCATTTGGGAATATGAGCACAAAGTACTCCATCTGGCCTGTGATTCTTATTCCGTATAATCTACCACCCTGGATTTGCATGAAGCAGACATCTTTCATTCTATCCACGCTTATTCCTGGGCCGAAAATGTCGGGTAACGACATAGATGTTTATTTGCAGCCTTTGATAGATGAGTTGAATCAATTATGGGATGGGATTGAAACCTATGATGCCAAAGAGGGAAACACTTTCAAGATGTGTGCGGCACTAATGTGGACTATCAGTGACTTTCCAGGATTGGGAAACCTATCCGGCTGGAATACGCACAGTGGGTTAGCTTGTCCTACGTGTAACTTAGATGCTAAGCCACATCGGCTGAAAGACAGTCAAAAATGGTGTTTCATGGGCCATCGACGCTTTTTAAACcagggacacaaatacagacTAGACCGGAATAGATTTGATGGGCAGGTTGAAGGTAGAGATCCGCCAAAGAAGTTATCCGGAACTGATGTATTGAGGCAGCAGTCTAATGTGCACGTTTCATTTGGGAAGAGTTCAAGTGTGACATCTAAAAAAAGACGCAATGGCCAGGATGCGGATGAAGATGATTTACATTGGAAGAAGAAGAGTGTTTTCTTTGACCTCCCGTACTGGAAGGATCAGATGTTGCGTCATAACCTCGACGTGATGCATATAGAGAAAAACGTGTGTGACAATGTGGTATTCACTATCTTAAACGATAGCAGCAAATCAAAGGACAATCTAAAAGCTCGCAGAGATTTACAATGCATGGGTATAAGGCCTGAATTATGGCCGGGGGAAGGTGGTAAATATCCTTCTGCAATATTTGCGATGTCGAATTCACAGAGGGATGTTTTCCTGAAGACTTTGCAGAATGTGATATTTCCAGATGGTTACTCTAGCAACGTTGCTCGTTGTGTTGATTTGCGACAGCGCAAGTTATTTGGGTTGAAAAGTCATGACTGTCATATTCTGATGGAACAATTACTCCCAATTTTGGTGAAGTTTTCACTTCCAAGTCCGGTGTCCAATGTGATTGCAAATTTGTCGTCATTTTTCTGA